A genomic region of Hirundo rustica isolate bHirRus1 chromosome 12, bHirRus1.pri.v3, whole genome shotgun sequence contains the following coding sequences:
- the ABHD6 gene encoding monoacylglycerol lipase ABHD6 has protein sequence MDLDMLNMFIIASGTLAIPILAFVASFLLWPSALIRIYYWYWRRALGMQVRYANYDDYQFCYSYRGRPGCRPSILMLHGFSAHKDMWLSIVKFLPKNLHLVCVDMPGHEGTTRFDLDDYSISGQAKRIHQFVECIKLNRKPFHLVGTSMGGNVAGVYAAQYPEDICSLTLICPAGLPSTTDSKFIKQLRELQESKRIDRIPLIPSTPEEMADMLKLCSYVRFKVPQQILQGLVDVRIPHNEFYRKLFLEIVDEKSRHSLHENMNKIKAPTQVIWGKQDQVLDVSGASVLASAIPDCHVYILENCGHSVVVERPRKTANLILEFLALLHSIDNKKQA, from the exons ATGGACCTGGATATGCTGAACATGTTTATCATTGCCAGTGGCACCCTGGCTATCCCCATCCTGGCCTTTGTGGCCTCATTCCTCCTATGGCCCTCAGCGCTTATCCGCATCTACTACTG GTACTGGCGCCGAGCCTTGGGCATGCAGGTTAGATATGCAAACTACGATGACTATCAGTTTTGTTATTCCTATAGAGGAAGACCTGGATGCCGGCCGTCCATCCTGATGTTACATGGGTTCTCGGCTCACAAAGACATGTGGCTGTCCATAGTCAAG TTCCTGCCAAAGAACTTGCACTTGGTATGTGTGGACATGCCTGGGCATGAGGGCACAACCCGCTTCGACTTGGATGATTACTCCATTAGTGGGCAAGCTAAGAGAATACACCAG TTTGTGGAATGCATCAAGCTGAACAGAAAGCCCTTTCATCTGGTTGGCACTTCCATGGGGGGAAATGTTGCTGGTGTCTATGCTGCTCAGTACCCAGAAGATATTTGCAGCCTGACCCTCATCTGTCCTGCAG GCCTGCCAAGTACCACTGACAGCAAGTTCATTAAGCAGCTCCGGGAGCTGCAAGAGTCCAAACGCATTGACAGGATCCCTTTAATCCCCTCAACACCCGAGGAGATGGCAGACATGCTGAAGCTTTGTTCCTACGTTCGCTTCAAGGTGCCACAGCAG attCTCCAGGGTCTAGTTGATGTTCGCATCCCACACAATGAATTTTACCGGAAAC TGTTTTTAGAAATCGTGGATGAAAAGTCCAGGCACTCTCTCCATGAGAACATGAACAAGATCAAAGCACCAACACAGGTCATCTGGGGAAAGCAGGACCAG GTCCTGGATGTTTCTGGTGCCAGTGTTTTAGCAAGTGCTATTCCAGACTGCCATGTGTACATCCTGGAGAACTGTGGGCATTCAGTGGTGGTGGAGCGGCCCCGCAAGACAGCCAACCTCATCCTGGAGTTCCTGGCGCTGCTGCACAGCATAGATAACAAGAAGCAGGCATGA